The nucleotide sequence CGCCTGCTGCTGATGCTCGACGAGTTTCCGGCGCTCGGCCGGCTCGACTTCTTCGAGAGCGCGCTCGCCTTCATGGCCGGCTACGGCATCAAGTCGTTCCTGATCGCGCAGAGCCTCAACCAGATCGAGAAGGCATACGGCGCGAACAACAGCGTGCTCGACAACTGCCACGTCCGCGTCGCCTTCGCGACCAACGACGAACGCACCGCCAAGCGCGTGTCGGACGCGCTCGGCACCGCGACCGAGATGCGCGACTCCACCAACTATGCCGGGCACCGGCTGTCGCCGTGGCTCGGCCATCTCATGGTGTCGCGGCAGGAGACGGCCCGGCCGCTGCTGACGCCCGGCGAGGTAATGCAGCTTCCGCCCGCCGACGAGCTGCTGCTGGTCGCGGGTGTGCCGCCGGTTCGGGCGAAGAAGGCGCGCTACTACGAGGATGCCCGCTTCCGCGAACGGCTGCTGCCCCCACCCAAGCCGGCCGAAGCGAGACGCCTGCCGACACCGCCCGTAGACGACTGGTCGACGCTGGCGATCCCCACGCCAGCAGCAGGACCGGTGCAGAGCAGCGCCGATGGTAGCGTCGACGATCCGGCAAATGCTGGCATCCGCCGCGAGCCGGAGCTGCCCGAGCAGGAGGACATCGCGCCGCCCGAGCGCCCCGCCGTCAACGAGTTCGACGTGCTCGACGACGACCCGGATGTGGACGCCGCCAAGGCGCGCAGTCTGCGCAGCCAGATCACGTCGGTCGCCCGGCAGGCGTCGATGGACCCGGCCGATGGCATTGAGCTTTGAGGAGGGACGGCCAATGCCGACCAAGACCCGCATGAACGTCTACTTCGACCCCGACCTCCTGAAAAAGGTCGAGGCGCTGGGGCTCCGTCGCAACGTATCGAAATCCGCCATCGTCGAAGCCGCCGTCGCGTCCTTCCTGTCGGCGGATGCGTCGGAGCGGCTGGAGGCGGTGTTCGCCCGCCGCATGGACCGGATCGGCAGGCAGATCGACGGGATGGACGAAGACCTCGCCATCGTCGGCGAGACGCTGTCGCTCTTCATCCGCTTCTGGATGACCGTCACGCCGCCGCTGCCCGACAGCGCGCAGGCGTCGGCGCGAGCGAAGGGCAGCGAACGGTTCGAGGGCTTCCTGCAAACGCTAGGGCGGAGATTGGCGAAAGGTGACCGGGTGCTGGTGGATTTGGCACACGATGTTCGCAATTCACAATATCTAGATCAGCACTCGAATGAAAAGGAATATGTTTAGCGCATCCCGGCCAGAGTTATCGCTCAATCGGTCATTGTTGTCAGATGATCGTGCCATTGTCACTGAATGGGTAAAGTTTTTCAGGATTTCGCATGATATAGACTGTCGATATGGAAGGATATTCATTTGTTTCGAACCAGATTCTCGCGAATACATTTGGGCCATCTAAAAGCGCTATGCCATACCCGGTCGCGAGCGCCTCAAAAATCCAGTTATAACGTCGCCACCAGCCACGCGCCCTCGCGAGATATTCGAGAACTTGGGCACGACCTTGCAATGGTTCGATGATCGCCGAAGCTTTCCCGCCACCATCAGCGACGAGTCTAACGTCCTCAGCCAGAACCTTGGAAAATTCTGCTGCATCGTCCGTAAGTATCGCGCTTTGAAACGCCAATAGTAGTTCGCGGTGTTTGTCGACATCCATTCTCTCATGATTCTCACCGCATGCGATTTTGCGCCCCGCGCGCGAGACAAGTTTGCGACTCGCGTCTACCGTTACGCTAAGGATTTCTGCAACTTCGACATGTGAGAGTCCGAAGACTTTGTTCAGAAGGAATGCGGCACGTTCCTTGGGCGTCGCCCGCTCTAGGATCATCAGAAATGCGGTTTCGAGCGCATACGAGAGTTCTTGCGGTTGATGAGCATACTCCCCTCCGAGCGGTTCGGGGAGCCATGACCCGATATAGTCCGTTCGAGATCTCGCGACGGAGCGGAGGATATCGATCGAACGGTGCGTGCAGGCAGTCATCATCCACGCTGCGGGATCACGGATGCCGGCTTGATCGGCACCAGCCCAGCGCAGGAAAACGTCTTGAACCACATCCTCAGCATCCGCGCGGA is from Methylorubrum populi and encodes:
- a CDS encoding ribbon-helix-helix domain-containing protein, translating into MPTKTRMNVYFDPDLLKKVEALGLRRNVSKSAIVEAAVASFLSADASERLEAVFARRMDRIGRQIDGMDEDLAIVGETLSLFIRFWMTVTPPLPDSAQASARAKGSERFEGFLQTLGRRLAKGDRVLVDLAHDVRNSQYLDQHSNEKEYV
- a CDS encoding sigma factor — encoded protein: MTSHDDQDGVAAFLRVRPTLFGMAYRMLGIRADAEDVVQDVFLRWAGADQAGIRDPAAWMMTACTHRSIDILRSVARSRTDYIGSWLPEPLGGEYAHQPQELSYALETAFLMILERATPKERAAFLLNKVFGLSHVEVAEILSVTVDASRKLVSRAGRKIACGENHERMDVDKHRELLLAFQSAILTDDAAEFSKVLAEDVRLVADGGGKASAIIEPLQGRAQVLEYLARARGWWRRYNWIFEALATGYGIALLDGPNVFARIWFETNEYPSISTVYIMRNPEKLYPFSDNGTII